A region of Paenibacillus sp. JNUCC-31 DNA encodes the following proteins:
- a CDS encoding phosphatase PAP2 family protein, whose translation MQNLKKNISIPLLAAALSLAVFAIIALSISDNQIHQFDDSLIAWIQGMESPSMTRSMEFFTWIGSGLPVIGITIISMIVLYVFLRHRRELLFLGCVIAGSAILNTLLKLVFQRARPTIHRIIEVTGYSFPSGHSMAAFSLYGGLAFLIWKHIPTAAGRVLMIIVSAGFILTIGMSRIYLGVHYPSDVVGGYFLSGCWLATCIWFYQRYLERISLLQSRKLA comes from the coding sequence ATGCAAAATTTAAAAAAGAACATTTCCATCCCACTGCTCGCCGCAGCACTGAGCCTTGCTGTATTTGCAATCATTGCCCTGTCCATCAGCGATAACCAGATCCATCAATTTGACGATTCTCTGATTGCGTGGATTCAGGGCATGGAATCCCCCAGCATGACCCGGTCAATGGAGTTCTTTACCTGGATTGGCAGCGGCTTGCCCGTCATCGGTATTACAATCATTTCAATGATCGTGTTGTATGTCTTTTTGAGGCACCGACGGGAGCTTCTGTTTCTGGGCTGTGTCATCGCAGGTTCAGCGATACTGAACACCCTGCTGAAGCTCGTGTTTCAACGTGCGCGACCAACCATTCACCGTATCATTGAAGTAACCGGATACAGCTTCCCCAGCGGACACTCCATGGCAGCGTTCAGCCTGTACGGGGGACTGGCTTTTCTGATCTGGAAGCATATACCTACAGCAGCCGGACGTGTACTGATGATTATCGTGAGTGCAGGCTTCATACTGACGATTGGCATGAGCCGCATTTATTTGGGCGTGCATTATCCCAGTGATGTAGTCGGAGGTTACTTTTTAAGTGGATGTTGGCTTGCCACATGCATATGGTTCTACCAGCGCTATTTGGAACGAATCTCCCTGCTGCAGTCCAGGAAGCTGGCCTAG
- a CDS encoding AraC family ligand binding domain-containing protein — protein sequence MELFNYKKTQDVLALSASFTDFTYKKHCHEEYAVGVTLRGIQQYHLDGHYQASHRNGVMLFNREQSHDGSSYDKAGIDYVMLYLKPELVEEIMGKKELRFSTPIVYDPQLARSILLLNDAVQSGQDEAKCSELLFDLIQLLSQSEMDTKLWRPQDSLVRKAKEMMFCSIEDVLKLDDLSAEFNMSKFQFIREFKSHAGISPYQFFLNCKVERARQSIETHKDIYSAVAECGFVDLTHLNRHFKRVFGITAYEYMLQLNGLNRYD from the coding sequence GTGGAATTGTTCAATTATAAAAAAACACAAGATGTACTGGCGCTATCTGCCAGCTTTACGGATTTCACCTATAAAAAGCATTGTCATGAAGAATATGCGGTTGGGGTAACCCTGCGCGGCATTCAGCAATACCATCTGGATGGACACTATCAGGCCTCCCATAGAAATGGTGTGATGCTGTTCAACCGCGAACAGTCCCATGATGGAAGTTCCTATGACAAAGCGGGCATAGATTATGTGATGCTGTATCTGAAGCCGGAGCTGGTCGAAGAGATTATGGGAAAGAAGGAATTGCGCTTCTCCACCCCGATCGTCTATGATCCCCAGCTCGCACGAAGCATTCTGCTGCTGAACGATGCTGTTCAGAGCGGTCAAGATGAAGCGAAATGCAGTGAACTGCTCTTCGACTTGATACAATTGCTCTCTCAATCGGAAATGGACACCAAGCTTTGGCGACCTCAGGACAGTCTGGTCCGAAAAGCCAAAGAAATGATGTTTTGCAGCATCGAAGATGTTCTAAAATTGGACGACCTGAGTGCGGAATTCAACATGTCCAAATTTCAATTTATCCGTGAGTTTAAATCACATGCCGGCATATCCCCTTACCAGTTTTTTCTCAATTGCAAAGTGGAGCGTGCCAGACAGTCCATCGAAACGCATAAAGATATATACTCTGCTGTAGCGGAATGTGGTTTTGTCGACCTGACTCATCTGAACAGACACTTTAAACGGGTATTCGGTATCACGGCTTATGAATACATGCTGCAACTAAACGGATTGAATCGGTACGACTGA
- the fabV gene encoding enoyl-ACP reductase FabV, giving the protein MIIKPRTRGFICTTSHPVGCAAQVQEQIDYVRSQPKLDGPRNVLVIGASTGYGLASRVVSAFGAGANTIGIYRPSSSTEKRTASAGWYNSAAFEKAAEEAGLKSYSITGDAFANETREKAVELIRSELGQVDLVVYSVASARRTDPNTGEVFNSVLKPIGQSYTNKTVNFHTGEVTSVTIDPASDEEIRQTVAVMGGDDWELWMDALQQGGVLADNATTIAFSYIGPELTHAIYRDGSIGQAKNHLEATAHKLNDRLSATGGRAYLTVAKALVTQSSSAIPVVPLYISALYKVMKEKGLHEGCVEQLQRLFAERLYAGGEVPTDEAGRIRIDDWEMRADVQEEVAKLWSELTTENIYDLSDLEGYRREFFQLFGFETDGVDYEADVDPNVEVPHLR; this is encoded by the coding sequence ATGATTATTAAACCAAGAACACGTGGTTTTATTTGTACGACTTCCCATCCTGTAGGCTGTGCTGCACAAGTACAGGAACAGATTGATTATGTGAGATCCCAGCCAAAGCTGGACGGACCGCGTAACGTACTCGTTATCGGGGCCTCTACGGGATATGGACTCGCTTCGCGCGTCGTATCCGCATTTGGTGCCGGAGCCAACACCATCGGCATTTACCGCCCAAGCAGCTCTACAGAGAAACGTACGGCTTCAGCAGGCTGGTACAACTCTGCTGCATTTGAGAAAGCTGCGGAAGAAGCAGGACTGAAATCGTACAGCATCACAGGTGATGCCTTTGCCAATGAAACAAGAGAAAAGGCCGTTGAACTGATTCGCAGTGAACTCGGTCAAGTCGATCTGGTCGTTTATAGCGTAGCCTCCGCACGCCGTACCGACCCCAACACAGGTGAAGTATTCAACTCCGTGCTCAAACCGATTGGGCAATCGTACACGAACAAAACAGTCAATTTCCATACCGGAGAAGTGACGTCCGTTACGATTGATCCGGCATCCGATGAAGAAATCCGCCAGACGGTGGCTGTGATGGGCGGAGATGATTGGGAACTGTGGATGGATGCCTTGCAACAAGGTGGTGTACTCGCCGACAACGCAACAACCATTGCCTTTTCTTACATCGGTCCTGAACTTACGCATGCGATCTATCGTGATGGCTCCATCGGCCAGGCCAAAAACCATCTCGAAGCGACAGCACACAAGCTGAATGATCGCCTGAGTGCAACAGGTGGACGTGCTTACCTCACCGTAGCCAAAGCTCTGGTAACCCAATCGAGCTCTGCCATTCCTGTAGTGCCGCTGTATATCTCTGCATTGTACAAAGTCATGAAGGAAAAAGGCTTGCACGAGGGCTGCGTGGAGCAGTTACAACGCTTGTTTGCTGAACGCCTGTATGCGGGAGGAGAAGTTCCAACCGATGAAGCAGGGCGCATTCGTATCGATGATTGGGAGATGAGAGCAGACGTTCAGGAAGAAGTGGCGAAGCTCTGGAGCGAGCTGACCACAGAGAACATCTACGATCTGTCCGATCTGGAAGGTTATCGCCGTGAATTCTTCCAGCTGTTTGGTTTCGAGACCGACGGCGTGGATTATGAAGCAGATGTTGATCCAAACGTTGAAGTACCGCACTTGCGTTAA
- a CDS encoding helix-turn-helix transcriptional regulator has protein sequence MLLLLLEKKKATAPELARLFEISVRTVYRDIDRLSAAGIPVYTTTGKHGGIHLMDNFVMDKSLLSEDDQNEILLGLYSVSAIPHLNTAHMLKRLTALFDHKLDWIEFDFSPWGSIPQQERELFNQVKQAIFTNQWITFHYVNSDGEKSVPTVEPLKLLFKNSTWYFKGYIHDEHDRNEFQTFKMKRITQLKFLPRVPRNNMNIGLPENETQVAINQIALELSFSYAIAYRVYDFFEPSRIEKEPDGRLRVALELNEGEWLYSFLMSFGSDLTVVKPPHIGQELLRRHIKAVEHLQQVVNNRLKNE, from the coding sequence ATGCTATTGCTGTTATTGGAGAAAAAGAAAGCTACCGCTCCCGAGCTCGCGCGTTTGTTCGAGATATCCGTGCGCACGGTGTACCGTGATATCGACAGACTGAGTGCAGCGGGTATTCCCGTATACACGACAACCGGAAAGCATGGCGGCATCCATCTCATGGACAACTTTGTCATGGACAAATCCTTGTTATCCGAGGATGATCAGAATGAAATTTTGCTTGGATTATATAGCGTCAGCGCCATCCCTCACCTTAACACTGCCCATATGCTCAAACGTTTAACCGCCCTGTTTGATCACAAGCTGGATTGGATCGAGTTCGATTTCTCACCCTGGGGCAGCATTCCACAGCAGGAGAGGGAACTGTTCAATCAGGTCAAGCAGGCGATCTTCACGAATCAATGGATTACGTTTCACTATGTCAATTCGGATGGAGAGAAGAGTGTTCCGACCGTTGAGCCGCTCAAACTTTTGTTCAAGAACAGTACCTGGTATTTCAAGGGGTATATTCACGACGAGCACGACCGGAACGAATTTCAGACATTCAAAATGAAACGCATTACCCAGCTGAAATTTCTGCCGAGGGTTCCCCGAAACAATATGAACATCGGATTACCGGAAAATGAGACTCAAGTCGCTATCAATCAAATCGCTCTGGAACTGTCGTTCTCCTACGCTATTGCGTATAGGGTGTATGATTTTTTTGAACCCTCCCGCATTGAAAAAGAGCCCGATGGCAGGCTGCGCGTTGCCCTTGAACTGAATGAGGGAGAATGGCTGTACTCCTTCCTGATGTCGTTCGGATCGGACCTGACCGTAGTCAAGCCTCCACACATTGGACAGGAACTGCTCAGACGACATATCAAAGCGGTAGAACATTTGCAACAGGTCGTTAACAATAGGTTGAAGAATGAATGA
- a CDS encoding class I SAM-dependent methyltransferase, with protein MQDIRRNNVERFKGFGTLYDQNRPAAPTEVVDILTNYLGSKPRMVADVGCGTGLSSWIWLDQAERVIGVEPSDDMRAVAESKWEAAGKPDHLRFVSGLSHELGLPDGSVDIVTCSQSFHWMEPESTLREFARVLRRGGIFAAYDCDWPPVLDWQLEQAYLQLNTEADHRAASLAPHENQAHKWSKDGHLQQIQQSGLFRYSREIVFHHRETFDADRYVNLALSQGGLQTAVKLGATDLLAAADEFRHLAARIFSGESREVLFSYRMRLGIV; from the coding sequence ATGCAAGACATTAGACGTAACAATGTGGAACGATTCAAGGGTTTCGGTACGTTATATGACCAGAACCGGCCTGCTGCGCCCACCGAGGTCGTGGATATTCTGACGAATTATTTGGGCAGCAAACCTCGCATGGTCGCAGATGTTGGCTGTGGTACCGGTTTATCCTCGTGGATTTGGCTGGATCAGGCAGAACGAGTTATTGGTGTGGAACCGAGCGACGACATGAGAGCTGTTGCGGAGTCCAAATGGGAGGCGGCAGGCAAGCCGGACCATCTTCGCTTTGTGTCCGGGCTGTCTCATGAACTGGGACTGCCCGATGGCAGTGTGGATATTGTAACCTGCTCACAGTCGTTCCACTGGATGGAACCCGAGTCCACACTACGCGAGTTCGCGCGTGTACTTCGTCGGGGAGGCATTTTTGCCGCTTACGACTGTGACTGGCCCCCTGTGCTGGATTGGCAACTGGAGCAAGCGTATCTACAGCTGAATACCGAAGCCGATCATCGAGCAGCCAGTCTGGCCCCCCATGAAAATCAGGCACATAAATGGAGTAAAGACGGACATTTGCAGCAGATTCAGCAATCCGGCTTATTCCGTTATTCGCGTGAAATTGTGTTTCATCACCGGGAAACATTCGATGCAGACCGATACGTCAATCTGGCCCTGAGTCAAGGAGGATTGCAAACGGCGGTTAAGCTTGGAGCCACTGATCTGCTCGCGGCAGCAGACGAGTTCAGACATTTGGCTGCCCGCATATTTTCCGGTGAATCCAGAGAAGTTTTGTTCTCTTATCGGATGCGACTTGGCATCGTCTGA
- a CDS encoding XRE family transcriptional regulator, translating to MLKERIEFLSKRKQISRKDLVEGLVTQAHFANILADRYPLPEDLAAAIAERLGVKPAYLVNASAQDDETLERAEAIFEQMSVPASAISEDIVHGLEDRDDSLTVELTTALMKAVYYQQLNDAAAYEYIHTSYLNFYLEKYGRPDDVDLPRPLAKALLYYKVQYYRSKLAYVDVLTHATRLSELALPGSEFWLSVQNIKMEAYIQVKQYEDAKQVFDLTMRHVYDQRLFHRLSGLYVAYSGYCFAMGLVQEALSALTMAEANLVYAGNQGDLVTAIANNRIVMLTMTGELDQAQSEIERFESLLQQELEETQQAMKPLVSVYRCEVALARKNWGVLAQSVDQLLKCAMTQDQQMSGTFYQSHLALAHGDREVFMERALACLPYFESVQHFMRLEPLYEGMAVVSEDQRKYKEAAMYYRKLVYLLRKK from the coding sequence ATGCTGAAGGAACGGATTGAATTTCTGAGCAAAAGAAAACAAATCTCCCGTAAAGACCTTGTAGAAGGTCTGGTCACGCAGGCTCACTTTGCCAATATTCTGGCGGATCGTTATCCACTCCCTGAAGACTTGGCTGCAGCTATTGCTGAACGGCTGGGCGTTAAACCAGCCTATTTGGTGAATGCTTCAGCGCAGGATGATGAAACATTGGAACGGGCTGAAGCCATCTTTGAACAAATGTCAGTTCCGGCTTCCGCTATATCGGAAGATATCGTGCACGGGCTGGAGGATCGGGATGATTCGCTGACAGTAGAGCTGACCACGGCCTTGATGAAGGCGGTCTATTATCAGCAATTAAATGATGCAGCAGCTTATGAATATATACATACATCCTATTTGAATTTTTATTTGGAGAAATACGGCCGTCCTGACGATGTTGATCTGCCGCGTCCGTTAGCGAAGGCGTTATTATATTACAAAGTGCAATACTATCGTTCCAAGCTTGCCTATGTGGATGTGTTAACGCACGCAACGAGGCTCAGTGAATTGGCCCTTCCTGGTAGTGAATTCTGGCTGTCTGTGCAAAATATCAAGATGGAAGCCTACATTCAAGTCAAACAGTACGAAGATGCCAAGCAGGTGTTCGATCTCACCATGAGACATGTCTATGATCAGCGGCTGTTTCATCGGTTGTCCGGCTTATATGTGGCGTACAGCGGATATTGCTTTGCGATGGGACTGGTACAGGAGGCGCTCTCGGCATTGACGATGGCGGAGGCGAATCTGGTGTATGCCGGGAATCAGGGAGATCTGGTCACTGCCATTGCGAATAATCGAATTGTCATGTTAACCATGACGGGGGAGCTGGATCAGGCGCAGTCGGAGATCGAGCGATTCGAATCCCTTTTGCAGCAGGAACTCGAAGAAACCCAGCAGGCCATGAAGCCGTTAGTGAGTGTGTATCGGTGTGAAGTGGCACTGGCACGGAAGAATTGGGGTGTACTTGCGCAGAGTGTGGATCAACTATTGAAATGTGCAATGACCCAGGATCAGCAGATGAGCGGAACGTTCTACCAGAGTCATCTGGCTCTAGCGCATGGAGATCGCGAAGTGTTTATGGAGCGTGCACTTGCATGTCTGCCTTACTTTGAGTCCGTACAGCATTTCATGCGGCTTGAACCGTTATATGAGGGAATGGCCGTGGTGTCTGAGGATCAGCGTAAATATAAGGAAGCTGCCATGTACTATCGGAAGCTGGTTTATCTGTTACGCAAAAAATAA
- a CDS encoding glycoside hydrolase family 1 protein, with product MSMKDGFFWGGATAANQFEGGWDKGGKGPSTSDMMTGGTHTTPRRITPVLEEGTYYPSHEAVDFYGHYKEDIALMAEMGFKMFRMSINWSRIYPNGYDLEPNEEGLQFYDNVFAELKKYNIEPLVTISHYETPFGLTQKYNGWASREVIDCYIRYCTTLFTRYKDQVKYWLTFNEINCLTMPMGAYMAAGILFEGKETLIDGVDDPQTRFQALHHQFVASAKAVKLGHEINPDFQIGCMVAFMTTYPNTCNPDDILLAQKKDQISNMICGDVQVRGAYPGFAKRFFAEQGIQIEMQPEDEQTLREGCVDFYSFSYYMSMVESADDSLEKTEGNLLGGIKNPYLEASDWGWQIDPKGLRYTLNHLYDRYQIPLMVVENGLGAVDVVEEDGSIQDDYRIDYLKGHIEQMKEAVADGVDLIAYTMWGCIDLVSASTGEMKKRYGFIHVNKDNDGNGDLSRTPKKSFHWYKKVIESNGEEL from the coding sequence ATGTCGATGAAAGACGGATTTTTCTGGGGTGGCGCAACGGCTGCCAATCAGTTTGAGGGTGGATGGGACAAGGGTGGCAAAGGCCCAAGCACTTCCGATATGATGACAGGTGGTACTCACACAACACCACGACGCATTACACCAGTACTGGAAGAGGGCACATATTATCCGAGCCACGAAGCGGTTGATTTTTACGGTCATTACAAAGAGGATATTGCCCTGATGGCCGAAATGGGCTTCAAAATGTTCCGCATGTCCATCAACTGGTCCCGAATCTACCCGAACGGGTATGATCTGGAGCCAAACGAAGAGGGATTGCAGTTCTATGACAACGTCTTTGCCGAGTTGAAAAAGTACAACATTGAACCGCTCGTGACCATTTCTCACTACGAGACGCCATTTGGTCTGACCCAGAAATATAACGGCTGGGCTTCCCGCGAAGTGATTGATTGTTATATCCGATATTGTACAACCCTCTTTACCCGATACAAAGATCAGGTGAAATACTGGCTGACCTTCAATGAGATTAACTGTTTGACGATGCCAATGGGGGCTTATATGGCTGCAGGTATCCTGTTTGAAGGTAAAGAGACACTGATCGATGGCGTTGATGATCCACAGACCCGCTTCCAGGCGCTGCATCACCAATTTGTAGCAAGTGCAAAAGCGGTGAAGCTGGGACATGAGATCAACCCTGATTTCCAAATCGGCTGTATGGTCGCTTTCATGACAACCTATCCGAACACATGTAATCCAGACGATATTTTGCTGGCACAGAAGAAGGATCAAATTTCCAACATGATCTGCGGCGATGTACAAGTTAGAGGAGCGTATCCCGGCTTCGCCAAACGCTTCTTTGCGGAACAGGGCATCCAGATCGAGATGCAGCCGGAAGATGAGCAAACACTGCGTGAAGGATGCGTGGACTTCTACTCGTTCAGCTATTACATGTCGATGGTTGAAAGTGCTGATGATTCGTTGGAGAAAACAGAAGGAAACCTTCTTGGCGGTATCAAAAATCCCTATCTGGAGGCTTCCGACTGGGGCTGGCAAATCGATCCGAAAGGATTGCGTTACACCCTGAACCACCTGTATGACCGTTACCAGATTCCATTGATGGTCGTGGAGAACGGGCTGGGTGCAGTGGACGTGGTCGAGGAAGATGGCTCCATTCAGGATGACTATCGTATTGATTATTTGAAGGGTCACATTGAACAAATGAAAGAAGCCGTTGCCGATGGAGTAGATCTTATCGCTTACACGATGTGGGGATGTATCGATCTGGTTAGCGCATCCACGGGCGAGATGAAGAAGCGTTATGGCTTCATTCATGTGAACAAGGACAATGACGGTAATGGTGATCTCAGCAGAACACCGAAGAAGAGCTTCCACTGGTACAAAAAAGTCATTGAATCCAATGGCGAGGAGCTTTAA
- a CDS encoding response regulator transcription factor, with the protein MKNILLIEDEKNLARFIELELQHEAYTVSVAYDGRNGLELALEKEWDLILLDLMLPGINGVEVCRRIRNIKQTPIIMITARDGVMDRVMGLDSGADDYIPKPFAIEELLARMRSLFRRSSTVSEHSLLIHQGLQLDLEGRTFQRYGEAVELTRREFDLLVILMQNIGRVMTREMLLDLVWGYDADVETNVVDVYISYLRSKIDAPGSPSFVQTIRGLGYGIQK; encoded by the coding sequence ATGAAAAACATATTGCTGATTGAAGATGAGAAAAACCTGGCTCGCTTTATAGAACTGGAACTGCAGCATGAAGCCTACACGGTAAGTGTAGCCTACGATGGAAGAAACGGACTTGAACTGGCACTCGAAAAGGAGTGGGATCTGATCCTGCTCGATCTCATGTTGCCCGGCATTAATGGCGTAGAAGTGTGCCGAAGAATACGCAATATCAAACAAACGCCAATCATCATGATTACGGCACGGGATGGCGTTATGGATCGAGTCATGGGGCTTGACAGTGGAGCCGATGATTATATTCCGAAGCCTTTTGCCATTGAAGAATTGCTGGCACGGATGAGATCCTTATTTCGTCGTTCCAGCACGGTCAGCGAACATTCTTTACTTATACATCAAGGATTGCAGCTGGATCTGGAGGGACGCACTTTTCAGAGATACGGAGAGGCTGTTGAATTAACGAGACGCGAATTTGACCTGTTAGTGATCCTCATGCAAAATATCGGCCGTGTCATGACCCGGGAAATGCTGCTTGATCTGGTGTGGGGATACGATGCTGACGTGGAGACGAATGTAGTGGATGTGTATATCAGTTATTTGCGTAGTAAAATCGATGCTCCGGGTTCCCCCAGCTTTGTTCAGACGATACGCGGTTTGGGTTACGGGATTCAGAAATGA
- a CDS encoding undecaprenyl-diphosphatase: MSFILIDYQLFHWINLQSGQLTYLNGIMIFFAKFAIFMFPVGIFAYGVSKNRRNLLMSLQAILAACAGTAASFIIGHLLYRDRPFVTHSVIQLISHSADASFPSDHATVAFACATAFWLGHVRYRWGWVFVAACIAFARVWSGVHYPSDVAAGALLGVGSAWGVRQIFIWLKLPALVIHSQANASHSKKSK, encoded by the coding sequence ATGTCTTTCATATTAATAGATTACCAGCTTTTTCACTGGATTAACTTGCAGTCGGGACAGCTCACATACTTGAATGGCATCATGATATTCTTTGCGAAATTTGCGATTTTTATGTTCCCGGTGGGCATATTTGCGTATGGGGTATCGAAGAATCGTAGAAACCTCCTGATGTCACTGCAAGCCATTCTGGCAGCATGTGCCGGTACCGCCGCCAGTTTTATTATAGGTCACTTGCTGTACAGAGATCGCCCATTTGTGACTCATTCGGTCATTCAATTAATCAGCCATAGTGCGGATGCTTCCTTTCCAAGTGATCATGCGACGGTTGCATTTGCATGTGCCACTGCCTTTTGGCTGGGTCACGTCAGGTACCGATGGGGTTGGGTTTTCGTTGCCGCTTGTATTGCATTTGCCCGAGTATGGTCTGGCGTACACTATCCTTCGGATGTAGCTGCCGGAGCACTCCTTGGTGTGGGAAGTGCGTGGGGAGTCAGACAGATCTTCATCTGGTTGAAACTTCCAGCGCTGGTCATCCATTCACAGGCCAATGCATCCCATTCAAAAAAAAGCAAATAA
- a CDS encoding LysE family translocator, whose protein sequence is MNLTSFFIYCIVVTFTPGPSNIVILTSVGQVGPRKTMEYVWGATVAFGLLLAASALLNHALAEVLPGILHVMQIVGSVYMLYLAYQVYKMGSTETASKHVTGFLNGLVMQFVNPKVVLFTFTVIPSYVLPYYDSTISTFLFVVIITIIGFLAYSSWVVFGSVFRTLLNRHQKALSILMALFLLYSAIMVSGII, encoded by the coding sequence ATGAATCTTACATCCTTTTTTATCTATTGTATTGTCGTTACCTTTACACCTGGCCCCAGCAACATTGTGATTCTCACTTCCGTCGGGCAGGTTGGTCCCCGGAAAACGATGGAATATGTGTGGGGGGCCACAGTTGCATTTGGCTTGTTACTTGCCGCTTCTGCTCTTCTTAATCACGCTCTAGCTGAGGTATTGCCTGGCATTCTCCATGTGATGCAGATTGTGGGTAGTGTCTATATGTTATATCTGGCTTATCAAGTCTATAAGATGGGTTCCACCGAGACAGCATCTAAACATGTTACGGGCTTTTTGAACGGTCTAGTCATGCAGTTTGTAAACCCAAAAGTAGTTCTGTTCACGTTCACTGTCATTCCAAGCTATGTGCTGCCTTACTACGATAGCACCATTTCCACGTTTCTGTTCGTGGTGATCATTACCATCATTGGATTCCTGGCCTATTCCAGCTGGGTCGTATTTGGCTCCGTCTTCAGAACATTACTTAATCGTCATCAAAAAGCACTTAGTATCCTTATGGCACTTTTTTTGTTATACTCAGCCATTATGGTGTCGGGAATCATCTAA
- a CDS encoding HAMP domain-containing sensor histidine kinase — protein MIRRIRKYLPRAHWSIRWKLTIWISLLLGALFIVYNIVQYFVINEWLIVQEKQNIEKSMNEIESYLQEKEVSAAQIADNRSLITKLNQENQMIRILDQKGTALLEVTDRLPEQWVEPQTVQKRILITAWHYEDHLLIMRSPLMTTKFSGTIEIVTNLETTDKLSDMLLLVMFAGGIAAVGLSILGAFLLSRQFVKPIMTMNATMIQIQQKGLHERVDVPDQHDELSNLARMFNRLMDELELSFQQQKQFVEDASHELRTPIAIIEGHISLLNRWGKHDPDVLNESLDVSAEELKRLKTIVNELLMLSQSESGHIAVDTAVDLRQTVQHALTNVVQLHPAAAFDIDLEHLSGIEVEILPQHLEQILRILVDNAVKYSPLTKEIQVCGTRRDNDICIQVADKGMGIPREDLPFVFDRFYRVDKTRSREQGGTGLGLAIAERLVKRYNGKIFIDSREDEGTTVTILLPAYLPSERRQTETAHA, from the coding sequence ATGATTCGCCGGATTCGAAAATATCTTCCCCGTGCCCATTGGTCTATTCGCTGGAAACTGACGATCTGGATTTCACTCTTGCTTGGCGCATTGTTTATTGTCTATAACATTGTCCAATACTTTGTCATCAACGAATGGCTCATTGTTCAGGAAAAGCAAAACATTGAGAAAAGCATGAATGAGATCGAAAGTTACCTGCAAGAGAAAGAAGTGTCAGCAGCGCAAATTGCAGATAACCGTTCTTTAATTACCAAGTTAAATCAGGAGAATCAGATGATCCGCATTCTAGACCAGAAAGGAACTGCACTGCTTGAAGTAACCGACCGCCTTCCTGAACAGTGGGTTGAGCCGCAAACGGTGCAAAAACGCATTTTGATCACTGCATGGCATTACGAAGATCACCTGCTTATTATGAGGTCTCCACTCATGACCACCAAGTTTAGCGGGACGATTGAAATCGTGACTAACCTGGAAACTACGGACAAATTAAGCGATATGCTGTTGCTGGTGATGTTTGCCGGGGGGATTGCAGCTGTGGGATTAAGCATCCTGGGCGCATTTCTGTTATCACGCCAATTCGTCAAGCCCATTATGACTATGAATGCAACGATGATCCAGATCCAGCAGAAAGGACTTCATGAGCGCGTCGATGTGCCCGATCAACATGATGAACTGTCCAATCTCGCCCGGATGTTCAACCGCCTGATGGATGAACTGGAGCTTTCGTTTCAGCAACAAAAGCAGTTTGTCGAAGATGCTTCGCATGAGTTGCGTACACCCATTGCCATCATTGAAGGACACATTTCCCTGTTGAACCGTTGGGGCAAGCATGACCCGGACGTCTTGAATGAGTCCCTGGATGTCTCGGCCGAGGAACTTAAACGGTTGAAAACCATTGTGAATGAACTGTTAATGCTCAGCCAATCCGAGTCCGGGCACATTGCAGTAGACACTGCGGTCGATCTTCGCCAGACTGTCCAGCATGCGCTCACCAACGTTGTGCAGTTGCACCCGGCCGCTGCCTTTGACATTGATCTGGAGCACCTATCCGGTATTGAAGTGGAGATCCTTCCTCAACATCTGGAGCAGATTCTGCGGATTTTGGTTGATAATGCCGTTAAATATTCACCGCTGACCAAAGAGATTCAGGTCTGCGGAACGCGACGTGACAACGATATCTGTATTCAGGTTGCCGATAAAGGCATGGGGATTCCAAGAGAAGACTTGCCTTTTGTTTTTGATCGTTTCTACCGTGTCGATAAAACCCGCAGCCGTGAACAAGGCGGTACTGGCCTGGGACTCGCCATTGCGGAACGTCTCGTCAAACGGTACAACGGAAAGATATTCATCGATAGCCGGGAAGATGAAGGAACTACCGTGACCATTCTGCTTCCCGCATACCTGCCTTCTGAAAGACGGCAAACCGAAACTGCTCATGCATAA